The sequence CAAAtcctacatccatttttggacttaattATATATCAATTCTAAATGAATTATAtacacccattgattcttgaagaatatacagtaacttataaatgccgtatgagcttagttcaactgttggtCCCCATTAGAGTCCAAACcgtaagcttgttttactccaaagtTGTTTATATACaacgtaaacaaacactgtatagcttcaaaacatggttaaaactatcattttgatctcATTGATTGTCTGTCGTTGAATCCATAGCTCAGTCTATGCATTGgagagtagttacatttctcccgctccatccctcagctttttacaaaAGCAGTTGTGGGGtactgctttgttattgtttcaactccAGATTTCCGCTTTAAGAAATTAATATAAGCCACAAAAAGTCTTGATTTATTTTGTCAATGAAATTGATTACACAGACATGAACCACAATTGTGCATTAACCAAAGACAGAACTGCATAAAAGCAACAACCGATACATCTTTCATATTCAACAGTAAACAGCAAACAGGAACAGTGATATTATCATTTCAATTAAGATTTTATTTTACATCGATTATTCCTCCCTAATAGTATTAATTAAATAAAGATGCTTAGTGAAAGACTACACATTCTGCTTCCTTAAAATGAAATCAAAACattgattatattatacattttatTCCTACCGATCTAGACAACCTACTCTAAATTTACAAAGTGAAAAACAAAAATGATAGAATATTTTCCAAATTAATAAAAAACATTTGTCTTCACACCCCATTGATATttggtggaagcacctttggcagccatttttttcatttaactaggcaagtcagttaagaacaaattcttatttacaatgatggcctaggaacagtgggttaactgccttggggcagaatgacagatttttaccttgtcagcaatgctctaaccactaggctacctgccgccccattacagctgtgaatcatttTGAATAAGATTCTACCAACTTTGCACAACTCTTAGGCAACATTTACTGTTACATGTTTTTTTTGTCAAAACTGCACAAACTCAGTGATGGACAGCAatatttaaaggcccagtgcagttaaaaatgagatttcctgtgttttatactgtatatacttcCACACTCtggggttggaataatactgtgaaattgtgaaaattatgataacgCCCTtttagagctgtttgaaaagacctgaCATTTCAACCTGTTTTGGTGGgttggagttttggcctgcctggtgacatcaccaggcggtaaattagtaaatagaccaataagaaagagttccaaacctttctgccaataacagctaggctGAATCCCAAATGACTCCCTTACCCTCGCCCCTCCTCGGGCCCTCCATTTGCGCGTTCACGCACGCCTCCACCATATGCACAAGTTTCCCAAACTGAGGGAGTAGAAATTATTGAGGCTGTTGGGGCTTCAGAGCGAAGTGCTATCCTGACACGCACCGCAATATGTTTGGAGTTTGTTCAATGTTATACAAAAATAATGGAGAGGTGTGACTAATTGTCTGCCATGTGAATTTGTTTATGTCTGATTTCGAGACTTGATACATATAACAGATGAAATGAATCCTAAATTAAATGTTTAACTGTTACTGAGGTTTATAAAAGGACAGGGGGAACATGAAGTGGAACATGTATTGCATAATTCAAGTCACAAATGTGTCCTGAAGTTGATGGGTTTATTGCTCTCCTCGTCACTCTCTGGAAGTCATCCACTGAGGTTCGTCAGCAACACGTGACAAGAGAGGGCCCTCCGAGCGAGTTGGTAGGGACGAGGTGGTGGTTTGGGATTCAccgctagttttcagttttcctcaTCTCACTAAGAACATTCCCAAATAGTCCTAGAAAAATACTTGCTTTAGAAATGTCTCtatgctaagaagctatttttgtttctttttgacattgtaattgaaaacaatcacattaaggtcattgttacccagaaatgatttggtaTTGAGataaaaaatggctgcattgtaCGTTTAAACCTGTCTCTGATTCCAATTTAAGTCTGGACTGAGATTGGACCACTCAGGAACTCATCACCTCTTGGAAATCCATTCTGCTGTGTCTTTGGCATTACAATTTGTGTAATTGTCAGCTGAAAATTAAAACTCTATCCCAAGGTTAGGTTTTCAGAACACTGCAGTGGGGTTTCCTCTTACTTCTTACCTGGACTTTGTTCTTTTCATATTTCCTTTGATCCTGACAAACTCCGCAGTCCCtgtaacatgatgctgccaccacaatacttaAAAATACAGAATGTTTTACTCTGTGttttgttgtattggatttgaacCAAGCCCGTAGTTTTTAATTTAGGCAATTATTTATTTGCTGTGTTgtcttgcagtattacttaatGGCTTTGTTGAAAAcataatttatatatatttttttacacaggcttatttcttttcactttgtcatacagGCCAGTTATGTGAAGTGAATGCAATGTCTTGATTTtcaagtattgtggtggcagcatcatgttatgggtatgcttatcaCCGCCAggaactggggagtttttcaggatcaaAAGAAATTGAAAGGACCAAAGCCAAGCCTCAGTCTTCTGAAAACCTAACCCTAGGATAGAGTTTTTATTTTTCAGTGGGACAATTACACAAGTTTTATAATACGAAAGACACCAGAATGGCATTCAAAGAGGTGTTACGTGTTCATGAATGGTCCAGTCTCAGtcttgacttaaatctgcttgaaaatcagaGACAAGGTTTGAATATTGCGGTCCATCAATGAATCTCAACCAAATGTAAtgagcttgagcaattttgacaTAATGGCCTAAACTCACTAAAGGCGAGCGTGCGAGGCGTGTGTGTGATTTTAGAATGTTTTGAATTATAATGACCCAACTGAAGCCGGGCAGACGGGTTGACCGCTTTGACAACTTATTCAAATATAACGTGtctatatttttgtattttatcgCTGGAGTTGTAGTCACGCAAAACAATAACAAATATTAGTATTCACCGATTTCAAGCTCATTTGAAATTGGAAGAGGTAACTAAGGGTTGAAGCTTTAACTCTAAATGCTAAATTATACCAATTTATCCATTTATGGAAACACAAAATTGCTATCAGCAAAGATGATTGGAGATATGTGCTATCCTGCTGGCATATAGTCCGTGCTCTGCCTGTCCCGTCCTTTCCACCCACCTCGCTCTGCTTGCTCCGCTTGCCCACTTCTGAGTTTTTCCACTTAGAGTTGTGCAAAGTTGGTAGAATCTTATTCAaaatgattcacagctgtaatggctgccaaatgtGATTTCACCAAGTATTACCTCTggggtctttaaaaaaaaaaaaaaagatgttctaaaatgtatttgaaaTTGTGGAATGGGTTGTGTAGATAAGTAGGAAAAAAGCTTATCTAACCCCTTTCCCAGATTTAATTTGAAGGCAGAAAATTGTGAAGATTGTGCAAggaatgtgtagactttcactagacATGGGTAAATGAAACACAGACTTCGCTAGGGTTCTAAGCAACAGCAGTCTCCAACACAGGGTCTCCTCCTCACATGGTGAAAGAGGACGCGTTGTCGGTAGAGGACCCGTCCACAGTCCTGCGGGCGGTGGAGACAAAGATCTCGGACTTGACCCTGGAGAAGCGTCGGACGTTCATGACCCTCTTCCCCACGCGCCACACATCCTCCACAATCTTCTTGAAGTGGTTCCTGAACCTCACCCCGATGAAGGCATACAGCACTGGGTTAAGGCAGCAGTGCAGGTAGGCCACCGTCTCCGTCACCGTCTTGGCCACTTGGGTGTTGTCCATCACCCCGCACCACTGGGGCTTGAACATACGGACCGTGTCGTAGAGCAGGGCGGCGTTATAGGGTAGATGACAGGCAATGAACACCCCCACAACGGCCAGCACCACGCGCACCGCCTTATGTCTCTGGAAGTTCTTGACGCGCAGCAAGGTGAAGATGACGCTGGCGTAGCAGAAGCCCATGACCAACAGAGGCAAGAAGAAGCCCACCGCCATCTGGGTGCTGGGGACCAGGATCTTCATCTGGCGGGCCGTGGCGTTGTCCGGGAACCTGAAGTTGCAAACCACAGAGTCCTCCACTGACTCTGAGGATATAGGATTCTTCAGACCAACGGGTGTCATAGCATTGCTGTAATAAAACAATCCATTCTCACTTACATTGTAGAAGCTGTGTGCAGGCACATAACGCTCGTAGTAGACAAAGGtggggacagagaggagcagggcCAGGCTCCAGACTGTAGCACAGATGATGCGGCTGTagaggagagtgaaggagcgGAGCCTGAAGGAGTGGCGGGCCTGGACAATAGCGATGTACCGGTCGGTGCTAATACAGGCTAAAAGCAGCATACCACTGTACAGGTTGACGCTGTAGGCCCCTCTGAGAATCTTACAGGCCACCATCCCCATGGCCCAGTCACTCTGCTCATTGTAGATGATCAGGGGCAGAACCGCCACAAACAGCATGTCGGCTATGGCCACGTTCAGAAGGTAGACGTCCGTCATGGACTTGGCCTTCTTGTAGAAGGCGTAGGTGACGATCACCAGGATGTTGCCCAGTAAACCCAGGATGCAGATGACAGAGTGGATGTAGAGTCGCACCACTCTCTGCACACGGTTGTTTTTTGTCATTTGACATGGCTCCACATATTCCATCTCACCATAGTCCTCTGTAATGCCATTTGTTGACTCACTATAATTTGTACCATCCATTTTCtcctattgagagagagagagagataactcaGAGAAGAACAGGCCTTTCATTTACAGCATTTGGAATTTGACAGACATTATCATTTATtttcaacatacagtactgtatgtactCTAACTAAAAAAATGCTTTGGGCTTTTGCAAAGATCTGAGTGTAGTTAATTAACATTCTGACAAAAGTGTGACTATAAAGTAATCTGGGGTTGAATGGGGTTAGCGATGTTGTGTGGTGTGATACAGAGATTGGAAATTGGCAGAAAAACCAGGTTATATAACCCCAACACTGAGTGACCCAATTCCCCCTGAAAATGCATGAGAGTGTGGTTAAGTATCTCAAGTGGAAAAAAAGTGGTTTAAATTTTGTGTACAATGGCACACAATACTTTATCACAGTAAGTTggtaattaatttaaaaaaaatctgtgtgTTTTGAATATGAAAATGGCACAATGACCACGCAGACGTCATACCGCTttggaaggagacgcgttctgtctcctagagatgaacgtactttggtgcaaaaagtgcaaatcaatcccagaacaacagcaaaggaccttgtgaagatgctggaagaaaaaggtacaaaagtatctatatccacagtaaaatgagtcctatatcaacataacctgaaagcccacttagcaaggaagatgccactgctccaaaaccgccataaaaaagcctgactacggtttgcaactgcccatggggacaaagatcatactttttggagaaatgtcccctggtttgatgaaacaaaagtagaactgtttggccataatgaccctcgttatgtttggaggaaaagggggaggtttgcaagccgaagaaaccatcccaaccgtgaagcacaggcgTGGcgagcatcatgttatgggggtgttgcaggagagactggtgcacatcacaaaatagatggcatcatgaggaaattatgcggatatattgaagcaacatctcaagacatcagtcaggaagttaaagcttggtcgcaaatgggtcttccaaatggacaatgaccccaagcatacttccaaagttgtggcaaaatggcttaaggactacaatgtcaaggtatttgacaaagccctgacctcaatcctatagaaaatttgtgtgaGGAACTAAAAAATGCGTGtacgagcaaggaagcctacaaacctgactcagttacaccagctctgtcaggaggaatgggccaaaattcacccaatttattgtgagaagcttgtggaaggctacccaaaacgtttgacacaatataaaccatttaaaggcaatactaccaaatactaattcagtgtatgtaaacttctgaaccactgggaatgtgatgaaagaaataaaagctgaaataaatcattctctctactattattctgacatttcacattcttaaaataaagtggggatcctaactgacagggaatttttactaggattaaatgtcaggaattgtgaaaaactaagtttaaatgtagttggctaaggtgtatgtcaacttccgacttcaactgtatgttagaTTTCTCAAACATACTGTATTTTTCCTGCATATTTTGTCTTCAATCTTATAATATACCTCATCACCTGACAAAAGAAGTTAAGCCATATATTCACCTCCTGTTTGtaccaaggttattatagttttgtGTTTTAATATTCGTTTTTATTTCTATTAGTTTTTCAAATTTTAATTAGAAAATCAGTTTAGTGTCAGGTTTAAATAATGAAGTCAATCTCAATGTGATTTGGATTTCAGATGAATAGCGCCGACTGTTGTAAAATAAC is a genomic window of Oncorhynchus nerka isolate Pitt River linkage group LG24, Oner_Uvic_2.0, whole genome shotgun sequence containing:
- the LOC115107344 gene encoding C-C chemokine receptor type 6-like encodes the protein MDGTNYSESTNGITEDYGEMEYVEPCQMTKNNRVQRVVRLYIHSVICILGLLGNILVIVTYAFYKKAKSMTDVYLLNVAIADMLFVAVLPLIIYNEQSDWAMGMVACKILRGAYSVNLYSGMLLLACISTDRYIAIVQARHSFRLRSFTLLYSRIICATVWSLALLLSVPTFVYYERYVPAHSFYNVSENGLFYYSNAMTPVGLKNPISSESVEDSVVCNFRFPDNATARQMKILVPSTQMAVGFFLPLLVMGFCYASVIFTLLRVKNFQRHKAVRVVLAVVGVFIACHLPYNAALLYDTVRMFKPQWCGVMDNTQVAKTVTETVAYLHCCLNPVLYAFIGVRFRNHFKKIVEDVWRVGKRVMNVRRFSRVKSEIFVSTARRTVDGSSTDNASSFTM